The nucleotide window GAGGTCGGCCCGCAGAGCGCCGCTGGAGGAGGAGGCGTAGATCACTTTCGTAATGCCGCGCGCGCGCAGGAAGTTCGGGCCGGGCATGATGGAATCTTCGATGTAATACCGGTTGTCGAATTCCCCGGGCTTGCCGGCGCGCCCGCCGAGCCGGCCGGCGTCGCACAGCCAGGCCACCGGCGCGGGCGTGGGGAAGGCGCTGCGTTCCGCGGCGAGCCACGATGCGTAGCGCAACAGCACGGCCAATGTCTCCTCGGGACGAATCACGCCTTGAGGATGAGGCCAGTTGTTGAACGTGCAGACGAGGTCGCAGCCCGCCACGCCAAGCGCCGCGCCGAGCGCCGCCGACTGGGGGCCGGGCAGGTCGACCACGAGCATGGTCGCGCTGTCGACCCACTCCGGCATGCGGAATGCCTGCACGGGCCAGGGATCGGCGCCACAGGGGCCCACGGACTCCCGGTCCAGGTAGTCGAGCGACACGAAGAGCGTGAGGCAATGGAACGGGGTCCACGGCCCGTGCGCGTGGGGCCCCCACACGCGCGACAACGCGCGCGCGTCGAGGAAGTTGCGCCAGTCTCCGGTGCCGCGCGCATCCTGTATGCTGGGGCGCCCGACTACGACCTTGGTCCTTCCGCGCAGAAACGGGAACCGGACGCGGCCAATCATTTCAAGGAGTTTTGACAGCGGTGACCACATAGTAGGCCTCGTGAGTGGTAAAGCCGAGTTCATCCGCCCGGCTGTAGTAACCTGCGAACGATCCTGCGATCAAATACACGCCAAGAGCGGGAAACAGGCGGCGCGTGCCGTCCGGCACCGAGACCGGCGTAAACGCGCGTTGCGCGATGTGCGCAGCGGGAGTCCTGGCCGCTTCCGTCACGGCCTGCTCCCACGCGTTGGGCGGGCACAGCCGGCCGATGGTCACGGCGTCGCCCATGCGCCCGTAGAGTCTCTTCAGCACCCACTCCTCGCGCTGGGACACGTATTCGGCCGCGCGGTCCGCGCGGAAGTACTCCGTGTGCGGCGTGTGCCGGTTCATCAGGTCCGTGTCTTCCGGACCGAGCAGCGCTTCCTCGCGCCAGAGCGCGTAGAGGCCCTTGCTCTGCCGCACCAGCCGCGACAGCGGGTTGATGACGGGGATTTTCGCCACGGCCCGGCGCCAATCCCGGAGATTCTCCAGGTATCCGTACCATTCGCCCGGGAAGAAACGGATGATGTAATCTACCGCCTTTCCGAGAAGCCGCGGATGCCCGAAACGGCCGCAGGCAAGATGGCTGGGCGACGCAAGCACGGGCTCGATGCCCCGCTCCCGCAGCAAGGCGGCCAGAATAAGGACATGCTGCAAGTCCTCCGAGTATCCCGTGGCGTACACCAGCCCGGCGCGCCCGCCCGGCGGCAGCATGTCCACGAACGCACGCGCAAAATCGCCCGGCACCGTCGCGCCGGGAAGCAGCCCCGCGAACAGGGCCCTGCCTGCAATGGATTCGTTGAACCCGCCGGGCGCGTCTTCATTGAACTCCGGCGCCATCCAACCCGACGCGGTCGGTATGAGGTCATAGCGCGACATGCCGCGCGGGTGCGGGGTCTCGGCGCGCATGACCTCCTGCACCGGCGCGGAGATGCCGAGCCGGTCCATCAGGCGCGGCTCATTGAGGATGCTCGCCTCCAGTTTCCCCAGCACGTTGTGGATGCCGGTGCAGCACGCGACCGCGTCTTCGTGCTCGGCGGGCGTCAGCACCAGAGCTTCGGGCAAGATGCGCAGCGTGCCGCCCACGTAGGCATCCCACTTGTGATAGCGGAACCGCATCTCCTCGATGAGCGCCTCGAATTGACCGGGCTCCACGGCCAGGGCTTGGATACGCACCGTCACCCTCCCATGTATAACTGGTCAATCATCCGGTTCAGGCCCCAGGCCACCACGGCGAGCCCGATGTACACGGCCCGCTCGACAACGCGCAACGCGGCCGTCCGCGGCGCGGAACGGCCCATGAAGAGGAGTACCTCGTGCCCCACGAGCATCAGCGCGATCGTGCCGGTGTCCAGGATGCCGTGGCGCCAGCCCCAGAAATCACCCGCCACGCCTTCAAGGATCAAGGTGGAAGCGCTCACCACGTAGATGGCAACGCTCCACGCAAGGGCGCTGTCGCGTTCCTGGCAGAGTTGCTGCCGGAACCGGCCCGGCTCGCGCCAGATGTAGAGCGCCGTCGCGACTACCAGCGTGCCCCAGCCCAGCAGGAAGAAGCCCACGGGAATCCACCAGCCGCCTTCGGCGTCGCTCAGCGGGTCCGCCTCGCCCCACAGGCTGCCGCCGAACACAATGCCCGTCGCGAGCGTGAACCCGGCGATGAATTGCGCCCCCGCCACGTTCCTGCGCTCGTAAACGTCGCCGCCCAGCCGTACCCCGAACATCTGTGCGCCGACCTGGCCAAAAACCTTGACGGCCGCGTAGGCCATCACGATATAGAAGGTGACGTAAATGCCCTTGATGCTCGGGTCTCCATAGTAATGAATCACGAGCGCCGTCCATATGAGGGACGCGGCCACCGCCAGCCGCATGAGGCCAATGCCGGGGTGCCGTTCCGTGTACTGGCGCGGATACGACGACACGCGCGTCTGGTGCAAGCCTGCGAGAACCAGCACCCCGCATACCACCAGGACGAAGATCTCGTCATCGCTCATCCCGGCATAGCCGGACAGAAACCGATCCGCCAACCGGTCCATAACATGCCTCCCTCGGGCAACATCGCGCCACGGAAACACCCCGCGCAGCGCCGGCGTTTCAGCCCCCTGCGCCAGCAGAGTATGCGAAATTCCCTTCCCCGGGGTCAATTCTCGGAGGGCCCCCTCGGGAGACGCGTTGGTGCGCTGGCGCGGCGCGCCTTCAGATGCGTCATTCTCCCCGGGGACTGCCCCTGCAGGTCATCCACGGCGCGGACCTCTTGCGCGGCTCGGGAAGTGACAACGAGCGGTAGGCAGGCCTCAGGAGTTGCGGCGGCCGCCGGCTTCCGAGGAGTTCCAGGCGCCTCTTTCCGCGTGGAAGATGTGCGCGGAGATCTCGGGTACCTGCGCGTGAACTACGAACAACGGCGTCGCGGTCACAGCCCGAGCAGTTCGGTGCTGTGGTCGACGTGGCGCGGCATGGGCGCGTGGCTCTCGAAGTCATCCGGAGTGGGCGTGGGATACTCGTTGTCGAAGCAGGCGAGGCAGAAGTGGTCCTTGGGGCAGCCCGTCGCTTCGAGCAGGGCCTCCACGGGCAGATAGGCCAACGAATCGACTCCAAGAAACTCGCGGATTTCCTCTACGCTCATGTTATGCGCGATAAGCTTGGTGCGGTTGGGTGTATCGATGCCGTAGTAGCAGGAGTTGATGATCTTCGGCGAAGCGACGCGGAAGTGCACCTCGCGCGCGCCGCAGCGCCGCAGCAGATTAATGATCTTGCGGGCCGTCGTGCCGCGCACGATGCTGTCGTCGATGAGCACGATGCGCTTGCCGCCGACGGCTTCGCGCGCGGGGTTGAGCTTGATCTTCACGCCGAAGTCACGGATGCCCTGATCCGGCTCGATGAACGTCCGGCCCACGTAATGGTTGCGGATGAAACCCATGTCGAACGGCAGCCCGGACTCGTGGGCGTAGCCCAGCGCCGCGGGGTTGGACGAGTCGGGCACTGCCATGACGAGGTCCGCTTCGACGGGCGCAACGCGCGCCAGGTAACGCCCGAGATTCTTCCGCACGGTGTCGACGCTCTTGCCAAAGATGAAACTGTCGGGCCGCGCCACGTAGATGAATTCGAAAATGCATTGCCGTATGGGCTCTGCCGGGAACGGTTTGCGGGAGTGCAGCCCGTCCTTCGACAAGGTGATCGCCTCGCCGGGCTCGACCTCGCGCACCCATTCGGCGTCGATGATGTCGAGCGCGCAGGTCTCGCTGGCCACCACATACGCGTCGTTGAGCCGGCCGATCCACAGCGGCCGGAAACCGAAGGGGTCGCGGGCGGCCACGATTTCCTCGCCGTTGATGACGAGCACGGAGAACGCGCCCTGCACTCGCTGAAGCGCGTCGATGACCGTGTCGGTAAACGATTCTTCGGAGGATCGGGAGATCAGGTGGAGAATGACTTCGCTGTCGGTGGTGGACTGGAAAATAGCGCCGATCTCTTCGAGACCGTCGCGCAGATGCTGGGCATTGACCAGGTTGCCGTTGTGCGCGACCGCCATGGCGCCGCGCGCATAGTCAACGACGAGCGGCTGCACGTTTTTCAGATTGTTCGAGCCGAAGGTCGAGTACCGGACGTGGCCGATGCCGTGCGTGCCGCGCACGCGCGCGAGCTTGTGCCGCCTGAACACGTCTGAAACCAGGCCGAGGCCGCGGTGGGCAGTCAGGACGCCTTCGTCGGAGCAGACAATGCCCGCGCCTTCCTGGCCCCGGTGCTGGAGCGCGTACAGGCCCAAATAGATGAGGTTCGGCGCCTCGGCATGGCCATGAACCGCAAAGATGCCGCATTCGTCGTGCAGATGGTCGTCCG belongs to Candidatus Hydrogenedentota bacterium and includes:
- a CDS encoding glutathionylspermidine synthase family protein, producing MRIQALAVEPGQFEALIEEMRFRYHKWDAYVGGTLRILPEALVLTPAEHEDAVACCTGIHNVLGKLEASILNEPRLMDRLGISAPVQEVMRAETPHPRGMSRYDLIPTASGWMAPEFNEDAPGGFNESIAGRALFAGLLPGATVPGDFARAFVDMLPPGGRAGLVYATGYSEDLQHVLILAALLRERGIEPVLASPSHLACGRFGHPRLLGKAVDYIIRFFPGEWYGYLENLRDWRRAVAKIPVINPLSRLVRQSKGLYALWREEALLGPEDTDLMNRHTPHTEYFRADRAAEYVSQREEWVLKRLYGRMGDAVTIGRLCPPNAWEQAVTEAARTPAAHIAQRAFTPVSVPDGTRRLFPALGVYLIAGSFAGYYSRADELGFTTHEAYYVVTAVKTP
- a CDS encoding amidophosphoribosyltransferase, with translation MLDPRAAHRTRRLPPVYRHRCVPEEADDHLHDECGIFAVHGHAEAPNLIYLGLYALQHRGQEGAGIVCSDEGVLTAHRGLGLVSDVFRRHKLARVRGTHGIGHVRYSTFGSNNLKNVQPLVVDYARGAMAVAHNGNLVNAQHLRDGLEEIGAIFQSTTDSEVILHLISRSSEESFTDTVIDALQRVQGAFSVLVINGEEIVAARDPFGFRPLWIGRLNDAYVVASETCALDIIDAEWVREVEPGEAITLSKDGLHSRKPFPAEPIRQCIFEFIYVARPDSFIFGKSVDTVRKNLGRYLARVAPVEADLVMAVPDSSNPAALGYAHESGLPFDMGFIRNHYVGRTFIEPDQGIRDFGVKIKLNPAREAVGGKRIVLIDDSIVRGTTARKIINLLRRCGAREVHFRVASPKIINSCYYGIDTPNRTKLIAHNMSVEEIREFLGVDSLAYLPVEALLEATGCPKDHFCLACFDNEYPTPTPDDFESHAPMPRHVDHSTELLGL